Proteins from a single region of Leptospiraceae bacterium:
- a CDS encoding NADH-quinone oxidoreductase subunit H: MNELVLAYIVMILTFFTLPIFTGGIMRKVRARAQGRKGPPLLQNINDIIRLSKKSPIDGVFSGIFCEVSPIFALFASCMIWSIVVFEWSSFIMIPFFLGMQRIALTGYAMETGTSFGGLGTSREILLYIATEPIIILLILVAQSKMSMVFSWVGLVLGALFISVSIVAVLAELARPPFDDPRTHLELTMVHEAMLLEASGRSMALFDIGYQIKIASFMIFISKLALNHLHDIYNIAIPHFLTNILALFGALFLAIVIGYWEAISSRRKWTWVPETIGLTFLFLIVFGTLVKLI, from the coding sequence ATGAATGAATTAGTATTAGCTTATATTGTAATGATTTTAACTTTTTTCACGCTACCAATATTCACAGGCGGAATCATGCGTAAAGTTCGAGCTCGTGCACAAGGTAGAAAAGGGCCACCTCTGCTTCAGAATATAAACGATATTATCCGCCTTTCTAAAAAGTCTCCCATTGACGGAGTTTTTTCTGGTATATTTTGCGAAGTAAGTCCAATATTTGCGTTATTTGCTTCCTGTATGATTTGGTCCATTGTTGTGTTCGAATGGAGCTCTTTTATTATGATTCCATTTTTTCTAGGGATGCAAAGAATCGCATTGACTGGGTATGCCATGGAGACTGGAACTTCTTTTGGAGGGCTCGGAACGTCACGCGAAATACTTTTGTATATTGCAACTGAACCAATTATTATTTTACTTATTTTGGTTGCTCAATCCAAAATGTCTATGGTTTTTTCTTGGGTAGGTTTAGTGCTCGGAGCATTATTTATATCTGTAAGTATCGTAGCCGTTTTAGCGGAACTGGCGAGACCTCCTTTTGATGATCCTAGAACTCATTTAGAACTTACAATGGTGCATGAGGCAATGTTATTAGAAGCATCTGGTAGATCAATGGCGTTATTCGACATAGGTTACCAAATTAAAATAGCATCATTTATGATATTTATTTCGAAGCTCGCTTTAAATCATTTACATGATATTTATAATATTGCGATCCCGCATTTCCTAACTAATATTCTTGCACTGTTTGGTGCACTTTTCCTCGCGATTGTAATTGGGTATTGGGAGGCAATTAGCTCAAGGAGAAAATGGACTTGGGTGCCTGAAACGATTGGTCTAACGTTTCTATTTCTAATTGTTTTTGGGACTTTGGTGAAACTAATATGA
- a CDS encoding formate hydrogenase — translation MIFDLIYLLLLLTGIIILVENRLTRQVVVCAIQGLLLCGSVFQAYDYREYHFWMLIILILVFKTFLTPYILIRALRQFRLYEHTAPRFGYFVTLLLFIPGLFAVLKISNAMQDLPVPIDKVGLIYVLLLIYLGILTFIARRHWVILIIGFVMFENGLFLLTLIMNKGLPFGTELIAFVDALLVIVAAIALQTRVDFYKNIIKDK, via the coding sequence ATGATTTTTGATTTAATTTATCTCTTACTTTTACTGACTGGAATTATTATTCTAGTTGAAAATAGACTTACACGTCAAGTTGTAGTTTGCGCCATCCAAGGATTATTATTATGTGGTTCTGTATTCCAAGCTTATGATTATCGAGAATATCATTTTTGGATGTTAATTATTTTGATTTTGGTTTTCAAAACTTTTTTAACTCCGTATATTCTAATTCGAGCACTTCGACAATTTAGACTTTATGAACATACAGCGCCAAGGTTTGGGTATTTTGTAACTCTTTTACTTTTTATTCCCGGTTTATTTGCAGTATTAAAAATCAGTAATGCGATGCAGGATCTTCCTGTTCCAATAGACAAGGTTGGTTTAATATACGTATTACTCTTAATCTATTTAGGAATTTTAACATTTATAGCGAGGAGACATTGGGTAATTTTAATCATTGGTTTTGTGATGTTTGAAAATGGATTATTTCTACTAACGCTTATTATGAATAAAGGATTACCTTTTGGAACTGAGTTAATTGCATTTGTAGATGCTCTTTTAGTTATCGTTGCGGCGATTGCACTTCAGACGAGAGTTGATTTTTATAAAAATATAATCAAGGATAAATAA
- a CDS encoding formate hydrogenase yields MNIYILTAVAIVIILNLFFSIIFSFTKSKISIKRWSPLILLFSFVLVISWFMTDFATQWVLIEACTLIGALLISMSQNEKATNVAWKFLFLNSFGMGIAFLGLVILSYGVHNVASMNIELIMEHIQEKQNPIIEVGIWLAVFGYSTKLGLFPNQYWVSDTYSESPSQISALFAALIPVSVSIVLRPLIRMDELLLIPHLSSKNALLVMGIATMVYSILTLYQVRDIRRITSLIAMFHNGAIGVFLWLNTSDEIFYLALTSLVVIKALLFASLGAVRLDLPSRIIDEIDPKVGLHPILKFIYLGSIFMAFAVPISPMFLSDMMAMRMAVKHSYYWYTIVPCLGITFFAITLYKILPIMNIESREFNLENNNIIRIRIGLVLFIFAVSILIAVYGFYMFSIGGLDNA; encoded by the coding sequence ATGAATATATATATATTAACAGCCGTTGCAATAGTTATCATTCTGAATTTATTCTTCAGTATAATTTTTTCATTTACAAAAAGTAAAATTAGTATTAAACGATGGTCTCCTTTGATTTTACTTTTTTCGTTCGTATTAGTAATTTCGTGGTTTATGACAGACTTTGCTACTCAGTGGGTGCTTATCGAAGCATGTACTCTCATCGGAGCTTTACTTATTTCGATGAGTCAGAACGAAAAGGCGACTAACGTAGCCTGGAAGTTTTTATTTTTAAATTCCTTTGGAATGGGTATTGCCTTTTTAGGTCTTGTTATTCTTTCCTATGGAGTTCATAACGTTGCTTCGATGAATATTGAATTAATAATGGAGCATATTCAAGAAAAACAAAATCCAATTATTGAGGTCGGGATTTGGCTCGCAGTGTTTGGTTATTCCACCAAACTTGGTCTGTTTCCAAATCAATACTGGGTCAGTGATACATATTCGGAAAGTCCAAGTCAAATTTCTGCATTGTTTGCAGCGTTAATTCCTGTTTCTGTTTCTATCGTTTTGCGTCCACTTATTAGAATGGATGAATTATTACTAATACCACATTTAAGCTCAAAGAACGCATTACTTGTAATGGGAATTGCGACAATGGTATATAGCATTTTAACTCTGTATCAAGTTAGAGACATACGACGAATTACCTCTCTTATTGCTATGTTTCACAATGGGGCGATTGGTGTTTTTCTTTGGCTTAACACTTCAGATGAAATTTTTTACTTAGCATTGACTAGCCTTGTAGTAATCAAAGCTCTACTATTTGCCTCTCTAGGCGCGGTAAGACTTGATTTGCCTAGCCGTATTATTGATGAGATAGATCCTAAAGTGGGTTTACATCCGATTTTAAAATTTATTTATCTCGGCTCGATTTTTATGGCATTTGCAGTTCCCATATCCCCTATGTTTTTGTCAGATATGATGGCTATGCGAATGGCTGTAAAACATTCCTATTATTGGTATACGATAGTTCCATGTCTTGGAATAACTTTTTTTGCAATTACATTGTATAAGATATTACCAATTATGAATATTGAATCTCGAGAGTTTAACTTAGAAAATAATAATATTATTCGTATAAGAATAGGTCTTGTATTGTTTATATTCGCTGTATCTATTTTGATTGCTGTATATGGATTTTATATGTTCTCAATAGGAGGATTAGACAATGCCTAA
- a CDS encoding metal (Ni/Fe) hydrogenase large subunit, with protein sequence MPKSLQYNAHTGIFRLERTGDYYSFIQTATSVKMEKANTFKLEDNLRNSSYPLAVLRHSFGKEKGEIEDYALSPDYHKASDRDRELSVALNSDNTLKNLDYRGLNIPIGKNSYYHVVGPIHAGVIEPGHFRFYVTGEMIQFLHIRLGFQRRGINELMRNRTALQAMPLAESIATDSTISYSTAFADIFEQAAGIKVTDETKLLRMVLLEIERVAIHIGDMGAMAGDIGYYPLLGVCSTDRGIPLGVMESLVGSRFGKGSIFPGEVRLNRDFTKQDLIQLAENLKGAFSRIEKQILRAFKSSTIRERLHDCGTLSRNQVFRNGFIGMAARCTGISQDLRLSEELYIKTGMTLWLEEHREELVGDAWARFYLRYAELKNSCEWLIKILPTLDIPKVSKGSFIIQKKKKFKPGVYYSSIEGWRGPVLVALDISAEGKILQSYIRDSSVLNWHALELAVREELIGDFPLNNKSFNLSYLGVDL encoded by the coding sequence ATGCCTAAGTCACTACAATACAATGCGCATACTGGAATTTTCCGTTTGGAACGAACGGGTGATTATTATAGTTTTATCCAGACTGCAACTTCTGTCAAAATGGAAAAGGCAAATACATTTAAATTAGAGGATAACCTTCGTAATTCGTCTTATCCGCTTGCTGTATTACGTCATAGTTTTGGGAAAGAGAAAGGGGAAATTGAAGATTATGCTCTTTCTCCCGATTATCACAAAGCGTCCGATCGGGATAGAGAATTATCTGTAGCGCTTAATTCCGATAATACGCTTAAAAATTTAGATTATAGAGGATTAAACATTCCTATTGGAAAAAATAGTTATTACCATGTGGTAGGTCCGATTCATGCAGGCGTTATTGAACCCGGGCATTTTAGATTTTACGTAACGGGGGAAATGATTCAGTTTTTACATATACGATTAGGATTTCAAAGACGTGGGATTAATGAGCTTATGCGCAATCGAACTGCATTACAAGCAATGCCATTAGCAGAGTCAATCGCAACCGATTCTACTATTTCCTATTCTACAGCGTTTGCTGACATTTTTGAACAGGCCGCTGGAATAAAAGTAACAGATGAAACTAAACTATTACGTATGGTGCTTCTCGAAATTGAAAGAGTAGCTATCCATATTGGTGATATGGGGGCAATGGCAGGAGATATTGGATATTATCCGTTATTGGGTGTATGTTCTACGGATAGAGGAATACCTTTGGGTGTAATGGAGTCATTGGTTGGTTCTAGATTTGGAAAGGGGAGTATATTTCCGGGTGAAGTTCGCCTCAATCGTGACTTTACAAAACAGGATTTGATTCAATTGGCAGAAAATTTAAAAGGCGCATTTTCTCGGATAGAAAAACAGATTCTGCGTGCCTTTAAATCTTCGACGATACGCGAAAGGCTTCATGATTGTGGGACTCTGAGTAGAAATCAAGTTTTTAGAAATGGATTTATAGGTATGGCTGCACGTTGTACTGGTATATCACAAGATCTTAGATTATCGGAAGAATTGTATATAAAAACAGGGATGACACTTTGGTTAGAAGAACACAGAGAGGAATTGGTGGGGGATGCTTGGGCAAGGTTCTATCTAAGATATGCAGAATTAAAAAATAGCTGTGAGTGGCTAATAAAAATTTTACCCACTTTAGATATTCCGAAAGTATCTAAAGGAAGTTTTATAATTCAGAAAAAAAAGAAATTTAAACCGGGAGTTTATTATTCTTCGATAGAAGGGTGGAGAGGGCCTGTATTAGTTGCCCTTGATATTTCTGCTGAAGGTAAAATTCTTCAGTCCTATATTCGAGATTCGTCTGTATTAAATTGGCATGCATTAGAACTTGCCGTCCGTGAAGAGTTAATTGGAGATTTTCCGCTGAATAATAAATCTTTTAATCTAAGTTATTTAGGTGTCGATTTATAA
- a CDS encoding DNA translocase FtsK, with amino-acid sequence MDLSPKTRAFSPYGFLFFCIFCFFSLLSFQDVDVQQSQNLFGRLGHYFGYISFYLFGRAAFLMGFLGFIFGILCFQKKEPDVGNLFLSVPIVLLAFSIFFSIFETNITSLKDGGGYIGLKFSTALEYVFGQSGRIIINVAILMYGILIIFKESPRELNKEYFLKLWNEFLVKYPIKEKLDSYINFARQKEEEPAVEEEVSGKIPWFEVRRREQGLSGEFETELMSDEEDVSYEESTIRPIYNKTNPKMDIVDKYEYKSVITEIKPKNSAPLYKEEIKSDPVPKFRSTPNQIISKITQNNPVEEEITSSNLQAYIATSAQKRVVDPNDFQEEVMDAEPILEDSIDSDELKSLPGLMSDADEVLSEDLQSLEITQEANVDLFGNPVEQDKSKPKPIRKQSSVPDIVPKKNTDYYLSHRILNKKAERKSDPLFKLEAEKLGLHIQEIIKQYGYDSKVQSYQKGPIITRYELTPPQGVKLGRITSLTDELKLNLAVKSIRMVAPIPGKSTIGIEVPNKHRDDVFLADMLKENTALTATRDLNIIIGRDSITGESISIDLNKLPHLLVAGTTGSGKSVSMNSMICSLIFTKSPEDVRFIMIDPKMVELALYEDIPHLLMPVITDPRKATKALSWAVQEMEIRYNLVSELKCRDLKSYNEKVSNSLKFSKGRYHHMPYIVIFIDELSDLMMVSGKELEDYITRISQKSRAVGIHLVMATQRPSVDVITGLIKANCPARMAFHVAQKTDSKIILDYSGADALLGKGDFLYKSPTSPDLQRIQAPYISEDEIEKIVEDSRKYADPEFVDINLDEESFQEESSEEDEASFDEAWMIVKNDRKASASYLQRRLRIGYNKAARLMELMEERGYVGPQIGSKPREILR; translated from the coding sequence ATGGATTTAAGCCCGAAAACAAGAGCTTTTAGTCCTTATGGGTTTCTATTTTTTTGTATTTTTTGTTTTTTCTCTCTATTATCTTTTCAAGATGTAGATGTGCAACAATCCCAAAATTTATTTGGTAGATTGGGACATTATTTTGGTTATATTTCTTTTTATTTATTTGGTAGAGCGGCCTTTTTAATGGGGTTTTTAGGTTTTATTTTTGGAATTCTTTGTTTTCAAAAAAAAGAACCGGATGTAGGGAATTTATTTCTTTCTGTTCCTATTGTTCTTTTGGCATTTTCAATATTTTTCAGTATTTTTGAAACGAATATTACAAGCCTTAAAGATGGGGGCGGTTACATTGGATTAAAATTTTCGACAGCTCTCGAATACGTTTTTGGTCAATCTGGTAGGATTATCATTAACGTAGCAATTCTTATGTATGGAATTTTGATTATTTTTAAAGAATCTCCGAGAGAGTTAAACAAAGAGTATTTCCTAAAACTATGGAATGAATTTTTAGTGAAGTATCCAATCAAAGAAAAATTAGATTCTTATATAAATTTTGCTCGCCAAAAAGAAGAAGAGCCTGCTGTCGAAGAAGAAGTTTCTGGTAAAATTCCTTGGTTCGAAGTTCGGAGAAGAGAACAAGGATTATCCGGCGAATTTGAAACAGAATTGATGAGTGACGAAGAAGACGTAAGTTACGAAGAGTCAACCATTCGTCCTATTTATAACAAAACTAATCCTAAGATGGATATAGTAGATAAGTATGAATACAAATCCGTTATAACTGAAATAAAACCTAAAAATTCTGCTCCTCTGTATAAGGAAGAAATTAAATCGGATCCGGTACCTAAATTTAGATCCACTCCCAATCAAATTATAAGTAAAATCACACAAAATAATCCTGTAGAAGAGGAGATAACTTCTAGTAACCTCCAAGCCTACATTGCAACTAGTGCCCAGAAAAGAGTAGTTGATCCAAACGATTTCCAAGAAGAAGTAATGGATGCCGAACCAATTCTTGAAGATTCTATTGATTCAGATGAATTGAAGTCTCTGCCGGGGTTAATGTCGGATGCAGACGAAGTTTTATCGGAGGACCTCCAGTCTTTAGAAATTACGCAAGAGGCTAATGTTGATTTATTTGGAAATCCGGTAGAGCAGGATAAATCTAAACCGAAACCAATTCGAAAACAATCCAGTGTTCCAGACATTGTTCCAAAAAAAAATACAGATTATTATCTATCTCATAGAATTCTAAATAAAAAAGCAGAAAGAAAATCAGATCCACTTTTTAAATTGGAAGCAGAAAAATTAGGACTCCATATTCAAGAAATTATAAAACAATATGGGTATGATTCGAAAGTTCAATCATATCAAAAAGGACCTATTATTACTCGGTATGAATTAACACCTCCGCAAGGTGTGAAGTTAGGTCGCATAACGTCTCTTACTGACGAATTAAAATTAAACCTAGCAGTAAAAAGTATTCGTATGGTAGCTCCTATTCCAGGTAAGTCTACGATTGGGATTGAAGTTCCAAATAAACATAGAGATGATGTTTTTTTAGCTGATATGCTAAAAGAAAATACTGCATTAACCGCCACTCGTGATCTAAATATTATAATTGGACGAGATAGTATTACGGGTGAAAGTATTTCAATTGATTTAAATAAACTCCCTCATCTACTCGTTGCGGGAACTACTGGATCAGGTAAATCTGTTTCGATGAATTCTATGATTTGTTCTTTGATATTTACCAAATCGCCGGAAGACGTTAGATTTATAATGATTGACCCTAAGATGGTGGAGTTAGCGTTATACGAAGATATACCGCATTTACTTATGCCTGTAATCACTGATCCACGAAAGGCAACAAAAGCATTGTCATGGGCAGTACAAGAAATGGAAATACGATACAATTTAGTTTCCGAATTAAAATGTCGTGATTTAAAAAGTTATAACGAAAAAGTTTCAAATTCATTAAAATTTTCGAAAGGGCGTTATCATCATATGCCGTATATCGTTATATTTATAGACGAGTTATCGGATTTAATGATGGTATCTGGAAAAGAGTTAGAAGATTATATAACTCGAATTAGCCAGAAGTCAAGAGCGGTAGGAATTCATCTTGTGATGGCAACTCAACGTCCTTCTGTGGATGTGATCACGGGGTTAATCAAAGCTAACTGCCCGGCGCGAATGGCATTTCACGTAGCTCAGAAAACTGACTCTAAAATTATTTTAGATTATAGTGGAGCTGACGCACTCCTAGGAAAAGGGGATTTTCTCTATAAGTCGCCGACTTCTCCTGATTTACAAAGGATTCAAGCTCCGTATATTTCTGAAGATGAAATTGAAAAAATTGTAGAAGACTCTCGTAAATACGCTGACCCGGAATTTGTAGACATTAATTTAGATGAAGAATCTTTCCAAGAAGAATCCTCTGAAGAAGATGAAGCCTCTTTTGACGAAGCATGGATGATCGTAAAAAATGATCGTAAGGCTAGTGCTAGTTATCTGCAAAGACGTTTACGTATTGGTTATAACAAAGCCGCACGTCTGATGGAACTCATGGAAGAACGTGGATATGTTGGTCCTCAAATTGGTTCTAAACCTAGAGAAATTCTTAGATAA
- the ccrA gene encoding crotonyl-CoA carboxylase/reductase: MSEIPEIVPVGTLPPLGVVPKKMYAQVIRPERFGDPEKAFQMEQIDIPEIKPDEVLVAVMAAGVNYNNVWAALGYPVDVIGARNKKGEPEKFHIGGSDASGIVYKIGADVKNVKVGDEVVVHCGIWDKDDPFIKAGGDPMFAPSQLIWGYETNWGSFAQFCKVQDHQCLPKPKHLSWEEAAAYMLVGATAYRMLHNWKPNDVKAGDPVLIWGGAGGLGSMAIQIVKAAGGRPIAVISSDDKIDYCKKLGAEGVINRNNFKHWGAITSDINKPEVFVEWTKKARDFGKALWDIWGKGVNPKIVFEHPGESTIPTSAFVCETGGMIVICAGTSGFNATVDLRYLWMRQKRLQGSHFANDENSKGLNDLVIEGKVDPCLSRTFKFDETGECHQLMKNNKHPHGNMSILVGAPNEGMGKK; encoded by the coding sequence ATGAGTGAAATACCAGAAATCGTTCCTGTTGGAACATTACCTCCGTTAGGAGTCGTACCTAAGAAAATGTATGCGCAGGTCATTCGTCCAGAGCGCTTTGGAGATCCAGAGAAAGCATTCCAAATGGAACAAATTGATATTCCAGAAATCAAACCAGATGAAGTTTTAGTTGCAGTGATGGCTGCAGGGGTTAACTACAATAATGTGTGGGCTGCTCTTGGTTATCCAGTAGACGTGATTGGAGCAAGAAATAAAAAAGGCGAGCCCGAAAAATTCCATATCGGCGGATCGGACGCATCCGGAATAGTATATAAAATCGGCGCCGATGTAAAAAATGTAAAAGTTGGGGATGAAGTTGTTGTGCATTGTGGAATTTGGGATAAAGACGATCCATTTATTAAAGCTGGGGGTGATCCAATGTTTGCCCCATCACAACTTATTTGGGGATATGAAACGAACTGGGGATCATTTGCCCAATTTTGTAAAGTACAGGATCATCAGTGTTTGCCTAAACCAAAACATTTAAGTTGGGAAGAGGCTGCGGCATACATGCTAGTAGGCGCAACTGCTTATCGTATGCTCCACAACTGGAAACCAAACGATGTGAAAGCGGGAGACCCTGTATTAATTTGGGGTGGAGCAGGTGGACTTGGCTCTATGGCAATCCAAATTGTAAAAGCGGCAGGCGGAAGACCTATCGCAGTCATCAGCTCAGATGACAAAATTGATTATTGTAAAAAACTTGGTGCCGAAGGTGTAATCAACCGAAATAATTTCAAACACTGGGGAGCAATTACAAGCGACATCAACAAACCAGAAGTATTCGTAGAGTGGACAAAAAAAGCCCGCGACTTCGGAAAAGCTCTTTGGGACATTTGGGGTAAAGGAGTAAATCCGAAAATTGTATTCGAACATCCGGGTGAATCTACAATTCCAACTTCCGCGTTCGTTTGTGAGACCGGTGGTATGATTGTGATATGCGCCGGCACATCGGGATTTAACGCTACTGTTGATTTGCGTTATCTATGGATGAGACAAAAAAGACTACAAGGTTCACATTTTGCAAACGACGAAAACAGCAAAGGACTCAATGATTTGGTTATCGAAGGTAAAGTAGATCCTTGTTTGTCTCGCACATTCAAATTTGACGAAACAGGTGAATGTCATCAACTCATGAAAAACAACAAACATCCACATGGCAACATGTCGATTCTAGTTGGTGCTCCAAACGAAGGAATGGGTAAGAAGTAA
- a CDS encoding response regulator, protein MKLLIVDDSSIMRMAISKGLGSEQIEIVGQAGDGVSALDLFKQTDPDFVTMDITMPHLDGLSCLEEMIKLKSSVKILVITALTNDGLPLQALKKGARGFLNKPFTPEKLRDAFSKMINP, encoded by the coding sequence ATGAAACTACTAATAGTTGATGATTCAAGTATAATGCGAATGGCTATTTCAAAAGGACTCGGCAGCGAGCAAATTGAAATAGTTGGACAAGCTGGTGACGGTGTAAGTGCACTCGATCTCTTTAAACAAACCGATCCTGATTTTGTAACTATGGATATAACGATGCCTCATTTGGATGGTTTATCCTGCTTAGAGGAAATGATTAAGCTAAAGAGTAGTGTTAAAATTCTAGTGATTACTGCACTGACAAATGACGGTTTGCCGCTGCAAGCGTTAAAAAAGGGCGCGAGAGGATTTTTAAATAAACCATTTACTCCTGAAAAACTGCGAGATGCCTTCTCTAAAATGATAAATCCATGA
- a CDS encoding chemotaxis protein CheX codes for MKQEELQTIADTAKNYFREVSGEVPEIGIPFILRKKESVLELTGLIGISGNRRGCIYISSERLLVKELTKCILQMDEVDDSILYDMVGELSNTICGNICQSFGNDFNISVPIVISGVPDELILQKLSQPIYVIPVLWRNSKCLIVAGID; via the coding sequence ATGAAACAAGAAGAACTACAAACAATTGCTGATACTGCTAAGAATTATTTTAGAGAAGTATCGGGCGAAGTCCCTGAAATAGGTATACCATTTATTCTTCGAAAAAAAGAATCCGTACTAGAATTGACAGGCTTAATAGGAATTTCCGGAAACCGTAGAGGATGTATTTATATAAGCTCGGAAAGATTATTAGTGAAAGAGCTAACGAAGTGTATACTACAGATGGATGAGGTTGATGATAGCATACTCTATGATATGGTCGGGGAATTGAGCAATACAATTTGTGGAAATATCTGTCAATCATTTGGAAATGATTTCAATATTTCCGTTCCTATCGTTATTAGTGGAGTGCCGGACGAACTTATTTTACAAAAATTATCACAGCCCATTTATGTTATTCCTGTTCTCTGGAGAAATAGTAAATGTCTTATTGTGGCTGGAATAGATTAA
- a CDS encoding GAF domain-containing protein — MLAAPIPEYDKERVAALHALQLLDTEAEERFDRVTRIASQLLEVPIALVSLVDENRQWFKSKCGLGADETGRDVSFCGHAILKDELFLIPDSLKDPRFANNPLVTGPPHVIFYAGMPLKAKSGYNIGTLCMIDNKPRSLSEGQIKIISDIAKIAESEINVLTLTQALIIQKESEEKIREVMDNVEEGLFSITPDLKFGPKYSLALSLILKEKDFANKKIIDVFRSKISIEVLHKTTDYLELMFQASVHEDMVNDLNPLKEIEFNFGDERKILRFKINRVIVGGKITHLVATVTDFTRQANLAKQIAEAEAKTQSLMEKMFDVLHVEPRMLKDFLDGAGQELKSIEEILEGENSNLTLKAKIESIFRSIHSVKGDAALLGLNMLVDKAHAFEDKVSELKKKENLIGEDFLSITVEVGKMNVILNEIYGIIQKLSNFQSSFGKQQGVSLLEAIDGQVNKLAKNSGKEIRLEYSKFDSDSVPLKFRKIVKDILIQFIRNSIDHGIETPSIRESLGKNKTGLIEISTFIESGKLGLRFSDDGNGLNLEKIKTIALKSGKVLEADLKNLSIQQVEELIYIPGLSTADQITTSSGRGIGMDIVKKRVEFASGNIKIESIAGKSCSFLIELPI, encoded by the coding sequence ATGTTAGCAGCACCTATACCTGAATATGATAAAGAGAGAGTAGCCGCACTTCATGCACTGCAGTTATTGGATACAGAAGCAGAAGAAAGATTCGATCGAGTTACTAGAATTGCCAGTCAACTTCTAGAAGTTCCAATTGCGCTCGTTAGTTTGGTGGATGAAAATCGTCAATGGTTTAAATCAAAATGCGGATTGGGAGCAGATGAGACCGGCAGAGATGTGTCCTTTTGCGGACATGCTATTTTAAAAGATGAACTTTTTTTAATTCCAGATTCACTGAAAGATCCAAGATTTGCAAATAATCCACTAGTAACCGGTCCACCACATGTAATTTTTTATGCTGGTATGCCGTTAAAAGCAAAATCAGGTTATAATATTGGCACGCTATGCATGATTGATAATAAACCAAGAAGTTTATCTGAGGGGCAAATTAAGATTATCTCCGATATTGCAAAAATTGCAGAGAGTGAAATTAATGTTTTGACTCTAACTCAGGCTCTCATCATTCAAAAAGAAAGTGAGGAGAAAATTAGAGAGGTTATGGATAATGTAGAAGAGGGGTTATTTTCTATTACCCCTGATTTGAAATTCGGTCCAAAATATTCTCTTGCATTGTCTTTGATTTTAAAGGAAAAGGATTTTGCAAATAAGAAGATAATTGATGTATTCCGTAGCAAAATATCTATCGAAGTACTCCACAAAACTACTGACTACTTAGAGCTTATGTTTCAGGCAAGTGTTCATGAAGATATGGTCAATGATTTAAATCCATTAAAGGAGATTGAATTTAATTTTGGTGACGAAAGAAAAATATTAAGATTCAAAATAAACCGAGTCATTGTGGGTGGAAAAATTACTCACTTGGTTGCGACTGTTACTGATTTCACAAGACAGGCTAATCTTGCTAAACAAATAGCAGAGGCAGAGGCAAAGACACAATCCCTGATGGAAAAAATGTTTGATGTTTTGCATGTTGAGCCTCGTATGTTAAAGGACTTCTTGGATGGAGCAGGGCAGGAACTAAAATCCATTGAAGAAATATTGGAAGGCGAAAATTCTAATCTAACGTTGAAAGCAAAAATTGAATCAATCTTTCGATCAATCCATTCTGTGAAAGGAGATGCTGCTTTACTCGGTTTAAATATGCTCGTAGATAAAGCACATGCCTTTGAAGATAAAGTATCCGAACTTAAGAAGAAAGAAAATTTAATAGGAGAAGATTTTCTCTCTATTACAGTTGAAGTGGGGAAAATGAATGTTATCCTAAACGAAATTTATGGAATCATTCAAAAATTATCGAACTTCCAATCTTCCTTCGGAAAACAGCAAGGAGTATCTCTACTCGAAGCAATTGACGGTCAGGTAAATAAATTAGCTAAAAATTCTGGAAAAGAAATTCGATTGGAATATTCCAAATTTGACTCTGACTCCGTTCCTTTAAAATTTAGGAAAATTGTCAAAGATATATTGATTCAATTCATTCGAAACTCTATCGATCATGGAATTGAAACTCCAAGTATAAGAGAGTCCTTAGGAAAGAATAAGACAGGACTAATAGAAATTTCAACTTTCATTGAATCCGGAAAATTAGGACTTAGATTTTCAGATGATGGGAATGGATTGAATCTCGAAAAAATTAAAACAATCGCTCTTAAATCTGGTAAAGTTTTAGAAGCTGACTTGAAGAACTTGTCTATTCAGCAAGTCGAAGAATTGATTTATATTCCAGGACTTTCAACTGCAGACCAAATTACGACTAGTTCTGGTCGCGGTATCGGAATGGATATTGTGAAAAAACGAGTCGAGTTTGCAAGTGGAAACATCAAAATTGAATCAATAGCAGGCAAATCTTGTTCATTTTTAATTGAACTACCAATATAA